One Mycolicibacterium parafortuitum DNA segment encodes these proteins:
- a CDS encoding acetyl-CoA C-acetyltransferase produces the protein MADSKTTRRVAILGGNRIPFARSDGAYAGASNQDMFTAALDGLADRFDLKGERLDAVIGGAVLKHSRDFNLMRECVLGSSLSSYTPAFDLQQACGTGLQSAIAAADGIALGRYEVAAAGGVDTASDAPIAFGDDLRKVLLGLRRAKSNVERLKLVGKLPASLGVEIPVNSEPRTGMSMGEHAAITAKEMGVKRVDQDELAAASHRNMAAAYDRGFFDDLVTPFLGLYRDNNLRPDSSPEKLAKLKPVFGVRNGDATMTAGNSTPLTDGASVALLSSQEWADKHAIPVLAYLVDGETAAVDYVNGRDGLLMAPTYAVPRLLARNGLTLQDFDYYEIHEAFASVVLATLAAWESEDYCKERLGLDSALGAIDRSKLNVNGSSLAAGHPFAATGGRIVAQLAKQLAEKKKETGQPVRGLISVCAAGGQGVTAILEA, from the coding sequence GTGGCCGACAGCAAGACAACCCGCCGGGTAGCGATCCTCGGAGGTAACCGGATTCCGTTCGCACGGTCCGACGGCGCCTACGCCGGCGCGTCCAACCAGGACATGTTCACCGCCGCGCTGGACGGGCTGGCCGACCGCTTCGACCTGAAGGGGGAGCGGCTCGACGCGGTGATCGGAGGTGCCGTCCTCAAGCACAGCCGGGACTTCAACCTGATGCGCGAATGCGTGCTGGGTAGCTCGCTGTCGTCGTACACGCCCGCGTTCGACCTGCAGCAGGCCTGCGGCACCGGTCTGCAGTCGGCGATCGCCGCCGCCGACGGTATCGCGCTGGGCCGCTACGAGGTCGCCGCGGCGGGCGGGGTGGACACCGCCTCCGACGCGCCGATCGCGTTCGGCGACGACCTGCGCAAGGTGCTGCTCGGGCTGCGCCGTGCCAAGTCCAACGTCGAGCGCCTCAAGCTGGTGGGCAAGCTGCCCGCGTCGCTGGGCGTCGAGATCCCGGTCAACAGCGAACCCCGCACCGGCATGTCGATGGGCGAGCACGCCGCGATCACCGCCAAGGAGATGGGCGTCAAGCGCGTCGACCAGGACGAGCTCGCCGCCGCGAGCCACCGCAACATGGCTGCCGCCTACGACCGCGGTTTCTTCGACGACCTCGTCACCCCGTTCCTCGGGCTGTACCGGGACAACAACCTGCGCCCGGACTCGTCGCCGGAGAAGCTGGCCAAGCTCAAGCCGGTGTTCGGGGTGCGCAACGGCGACGCGACGATGACGGCGGGCAACTCCACGCCGCTGACCGACGGCGCGTCGGTGGCGCTGCTGTCGTCGCAGGAGTGGGCCGACAAGCATGCGATCCCGGTGCTGGCCTACTTGGTCGACGGCGAGACCGCCGCAGTCGACTACGTCAACGGCCGCGATGGGCTGCTGATGGCGCCGACCTATGCGGTACCGCGGCTGCTGGCCCGCAACGGGCTGACGCTGCAGGACTTCGACTACTACGAGATCCACGAGGCGTTCGCGTCGGTGGTGCTGGCGACGCTGGCGGCGTGGGAGTCCGAGGACTACTGCAAGGAACGGCTCGGCCTGGATTCCGCGCTCGGCGCGATCGACCGGTCGAAGCTCAACGTCAACGGTTCGTCGCTGGCCGCCGGGCACCCGTTCGCCGCGACGGGCGGCCGTATCGTCGCCCAGCTGGCCAAGCAGCTCGCCGAGAAGAAGAAGGAGACCGGGCAGCCGGTGCGCGGGCTGATCTCCGTCTGCGCCGCGGGCGGCCAAGGCGTCACGGCCATCCTGGAGGCCTGA
- a CDS encoding glycoside hydrolase family 3 N-terminal domain-containing protein, whose translation MPAPRTTPSVLIGVLAASALLVGCTSSTGADQHEAPVDAVQGPSLTAGTAQGRPEAPAPVPPAAPVCGDPAAAVAAMSTRDKLAQLLMVGVTGAADARAVAAEHRVGGIMVGSWTDLSMLTDGSLPDIANSGPLPLAVSVDEEGGRVSRLAGLIGSQPSPRQLARTSTPEEVYAVARDRGAKMRGLGITIDFAPVVDVTDAADNSVIGDRSFGADPTTVTDYAGAYARGLRDAGVLPVLKHFPGHGAGSGDTHTGSASTPSIEELKNHDLIPYRTLTAQAPVGVMVGHIEVPGLTGNEPASLSPQAYALLRSGGYGGPPFGGVVFTDDLSGMQAISARLGVPDAVLRSLQAGADVALWLSTGEVPAVLDRLEKAVGAGELTMSGVDAAVSRIVAMKGPSPRCGG comes from the coding sequence ATGCCCGCACCACGGACCACACCGAGCGTCCTGATCGGAGTGCTGGCGGCGTCGGCGCTGCTGGTCGGATGCACCTCGTCGACCGGGGCTGACCAGCATGAAGCGCCCGTCGATGCCGTGCAGGGGCCCTCGCTGACCGCAGGTACCGCCCAGGGTCGGCCCGAGGCTCCCGCACCCGTCCCGCCCGCCGCGCCGGTGTGCGGCGACCCGGCCGCGGCTGTGGCGGCGATGTCGACGCGCGACAAGCTCGCGCAGCTGTTGATGGTCGGGGTGACCGGGGCCGCCGACGCCCGCGCTGTCGCCGCCGAGCACCGCGTCGGCGGCATCATGGTCGGCAGTTGGACCGATCTGTCCATGCTCACCGACGGATCCCTGCCCGACATCGCCAACTCCGGCCCGCTGCCGCTGGCGGTCAGCGTCGACGAGGAGGGCGGCCGGGTGTCCCGGCTGGCCGGGCTGATCGGCAGTCAGCCGTCGCCGCGCCAGCTGGCCCGCACCAGCACCCCCGAAGAGGTCTACGCGGTCGCCCGCGACCGCGGCGCCAAGATGCGCGGCCTCGGCATCACGATCGACTTCGCGCCCGTCGTCGACGTCACCGACGCCGCCGACAATTCGGTGATCGGTGACCGCTCGTTCGGCGCGGACCCGACCACCGTCACGGACTACGCGGGCGCGTACGCCCGCGGCCTGCGGGACGCCGGGGTGCTGCCGGTGCTCAAGCACTTCCCCGGCCACGGCGCCGGGTCGGGCGACACCCACACCGGCAGCGCGTCCACGCCGTCGATCGAGGAACTCAAGAACCACGACCTGATCCCGTACCGGACCCTGACCGCGCAGGCGCCGGTGGGCGTGATGGTGGGCCACATCGAGGTGCCCGGCCTGACCGGCAACGAGCCGGCCAGCCTCAGTCCGCAGGCCTACGCGCTGCTGCGTTCCGGCGGCTACGGCGGCCCGCCGTTCGGCGGGGTGGTCTTCACCGACGACCTGTCCGGGATGCAGGCGATCTCGGCCCGGCTCGGCGTTCCCGACGCGGTGCTGCGCTCGCTGCAGGCCGGTGCCGACGTGGCGCTGTGGTTGTCCACCGGGGAGGTGCCCGCGGTGCTGGACCGGCTGGAGAAGGCGGTCGGCGCCGGCGAGCTGACCATGTCCGGGGTCGACGCCGCGGTGTCCCGGATCGTCGCGATGAAGGGTCCGTCGCCGCGGTGCGGCGGCTGA
- a CDS encoding PepSY domain-containing protein, with the protein MVTRRFGTSLACVAALGTLTLSGCSSGGGGEQASPSAATSPSSATGQPQTMATTAASPTGTPAPAPAPGPAGAGPDADLATTTFPVGLDRALAVADQTVPGGIVTKIELTFDRPANAWVWKIDSQQNTDQHEIVIDAQSARVLADDRDQESGAPVAVDPRRLTPEDAVARATALLPGSVAEWTLEYDDGVQRYSIDIRTGNTTEDVHVDVDSGTATRD; encoded by the coding sequence ATGGTCACACGACGGTTCGGCACCTCTCTGGCATGCGTCGCGGCGCTGGGCACCCTGACGCTGTCGGGATGTTCGTCCGGCGGTGGGGGTGAGCAGGCCTCCCCGTCCGCGGCAACGTCGCCGTCCTCCGCGACGGGTCAGCCGCAAACCATGGCGACCACCGCTGCGAGTCCGACGGGCACTCCAGCACCGGCGCCGGCTCCAGGTCCGGCCGGCGCGGGGCCGGACGCCGACCTCGCCACCACGACCTTCCCGGTCGGGCTCGACCGGGCGCTCGCGGTCGCCGACCAGACCGTGCCCGGCGGGATCGTCACCAAGATCGAGCTGACCTTCGACCGCCCGGCCAACGCCTGGGTGTGGAAGATCGACAGCCAGCAGAACACCGACCAGCACGAGATCGTGATCGACGCCCAGTCGGCCCGGGTGCTCGCCGACGACCGCGACCAGGAGTCGGGCGCCCCCGTCGCGGTGGACCCGCGGAGGTTGACGCCCGAGGACGCGGTGGCTCGGGCGACCGCGTTGTTACCGGGATCGGTGGCCGAATGGACCCTGGAGTACGACGACGGCGTGCAGCGCTACTCCATCGACATCCGCACCGGTAACACCACCGAGGACGTCCACGTGGACGTGGACTCCGGCACGGCCACCCGCGACTAG
- a CDS encoding TspO/MBR family protein, which produces MVTDTRTRPKPWLALAISVLAVLLASGLGGLASNSAQGYAQLRQPGFAPPSWVFGPTWTLLYALMAIAAWLVWRTGPAPETRRALVLYGVQLALNAAWTPLFFGLGWRGIAFVELAVLLVVLIVTVVAFWRRSAVAGALLLPYVAWSTFALCLNFAVWQLNS; this is translated from the coding sequence ATGGTGACCGACACGCGTACCCGCCCGAAACCGTGGCTCGCACTGGCGATCTCCGTGCTGGCCGTGCTGCTGGCGTCGGGGCTCGGCGGACTGGCCTCGAACAGCGCGCAGGGGTATGCACAACTGCGTCAGCCCGGGTTCGCGCCGCCGTCGTGGGTGTTCGGGCCGACGTGGACGCTGCTGTACGCGCTGATGGCGATCGCCGCATGGCTGGTGTGGCGGACCGGCCCGGCGCCGGAGACCCGCCGCGCGCTGGTGCTGTACGGCGTGCAGCTGGCGCTCAACGCGGCGTGGACGCCGCTGTTCTTCGGGCTGGGCTGGCGCGGGATCGCATTCGTCGAGCTGGCCGTGCTGCTGGTGGTGCTGATCGTCACCGTGGTCGCGTTCTGGCGGCGCAGCGCCGTCGCGGGCGCGCTGCTGCTGCCCTATGTGGCGTGGTCGACGTTCGCGCTCTGCCTCAATTTCGCTGTGTGGCAACTGAACAGTTGA
- a CDS encoding 3-oxoacyl-ACP reductase, whose protein sequence is MTVYPDLIQVTRKGSTVASDLLSQVVNSGPGSFLAKQLGVPQPEPLRRYKQGEPPLAGSLLIGGEGRVVEPLRAALAGDYDVVANNLGGRWADSFGGLVYDATGLTEPEDLKGLYEFFTPLLRNLGHSGRIVVIGTTPEETAGVHARTVQRALEGFTRSLAKELRNGSTASLVYLSADAKPAATGLESTLRFLLSGKSAYVDGQVFHVGPADATPPADWDKPLDGKVAVVTGAARGIGATIAEVFARDGAKVIAVDVEQAAEALAETAKKVGGTALTLDVTAADAVDQIAEHVRELYADFGGKVDILVNNAGITRDKLLANMDESRWDSVIAVNLIAPLRLAEGLVDSGLIRDGGRIIGLSSMAGIAGNRGQTNYAATKAGMIGLTDALAPRFAEKNITINAVAPGFIETKMTEAIPLATREVGRRLNSLFQGGQPVDVAEAIAFFASPASNAVTGNTIRVCGQAMLGA, encoded by the coding sequence ATGACGGTTTACCCCGATCTCATACAAGTCACCAGAAAGGGCAGCACCGTGGCTTCCGATCTTCTCTCCCAGGTCGTCAACTCCGGGCCGGGTTCGTTCCTGGCCAAACAGCTCGGCGTGCCGCAGCCTGAGCCGCTGCGCCGCTACAAGCAGGGTGAGCCGCCGCTGGCCGGTTCGCTGCTGATCGGCGGCGAGGGCCGCGTGGTCGAACCGCTGCGGGCGGCACTGGCCGGCGACTACGACGTCGTCGCGAACAACCTGGGCGGCCGCTGGGCCGACTCGTTCGGCGGACTCGTCTACGACGCCACCGGTCTCACCGAGCCCGAGGACCTCAAGGGGCTCTATGAGTTCTTCACCCCGCTACTGCGCAACCTGGGACATTCCGGACGCATCGTCGTCATCGGCACCACCCCCGAGGAGACCGCGGGCGTGCACGCGCGCACCGTGCAGCGCGCGCTGGAGGGCTTCACGCGGTCGCTGGCCAAGGAACTGCGCAACGGCTCGACCGCCTCGCTGGTGTACCTGTCGGCCGATGCGAAGCCGGCTGCGACGGGACTGGAGTCGACGCTGCGGTTCCTGCTGTCGGGCAAATCGGCCTACGTCGACGGCCAGGTCTTCCACGTCGGGCCGGCCGACGCGACCCCGCCCGCCGACTGGGACAAGCCGCTCGACGGCAAGGTCGCGGTGGTGACCGGCGCCGCCCGCGGCATCGGCGCGACGATCGCCGAGGTGTTCGCGCGCGACGGCGCCAAGGTCATCGCGGTCGACGTCGAACAGGCCGCGGAGGCGCTGGCCGAGACCGCGAAGAAGGTCGGCGGCACCGCGCTGACGCTGGACGTGACGGCCGCCGACGCCGTCGACCAGATCGCCGAACACGTCCGCGAGCTCTACGCGGATTTCGGCGGCAAGGTCGACATCCTGGTCAACAACGCCGGGATCACCCGCGACAAGCTGCTGGCCAACATGGACGAGTCGCGGTGGGACTCCGTGATCGCAGTGAATCTCATTGCGCCCCTTCGGCTTGCCGAAGGCCTCGTGGACAGCGGGCTGATCCGTGACGGCGGCCGGATCATCGGGCTCTCGTCGATGGCCGGTATCGCGGGCAACCGCGGCCAGACCAACTATGCGGCGACCAAGGCCGGCATGATCGGGCTGACCGACGCGCTGGCACCGAGGTTCGCCGAGAAGAACATCACGATCAACGCGGTGGCCCCCGGGTTCATCGAGACCAAGATGACCGAGGCGATCCCGCTGGCCACCCGGGAGGTGGGCCGTCGGCTGAACTCGCTGTTCCAGGGTGGTCAGCCCGTCGACGTCGCCGAGGCGATCGCGTTCTTCGCCAGCCCGGCGTCGAATGCCGTGACCGGCAACACGATCCGGGTGTGCGGCCAAGCCATGCTGGGGGCATAG
- a CDS encoding MaoC/PaaZ C-terminal domain-containing protein, producing MSDKQPSGLKNLALAAAGALPFVPRGDTLPTRTLTVDDLRIDAANVADYAAVTGLRFDNAVPLTYPFALTFPTVMQLITGFDFPFAAMGSVHLENHITQHRPIAVSDTVSVAVRADNMREHRRGLLVDILTDVKVGNDVAWQQVTTFLHQQRTSLSGEPKPPPQKQPKLPPPNAILKITPGQIRHYASVGGDHNPIHTNAVAAKLFGFPTVIAHGMFSAATVLANIEGQLPDAVKYSVRFAKPVVLPARAGLYVDRTADGWELTLRHLTKGYPHLTGTLTPA from the coding sequence GTGAGCGACAAACAACCCTCGGGCCTGAAGAACCTCGCACTGGCAGCGGCCGGTGCGCTGCCGTTCGTACCGCGCGGCGACACCCTGCCGACCCGCACGCTGACCGTCGACGATCTGCGCATCGACGCGGCCAACGTCGCCGACTACGCCGCGGTGACCGGACTGCGGTTCGACAACGCGGTGCCGCTGACCTATCCGTTCGCGCTGACCTTCCCGACTGTGATGCAGTTGATCACCGGGTTCGATTTCCCTTTCGCGGCAATGGGTTCGGTGCATCTGGAGAACCACATCACGCAGCACCGGCCGATCGCGGTGTCCGACACGGTGTCGGTGGCGGTGCGCGCCGACAATATGCGCGAGCACCGCAGGGGCCTGTTGGTCGACATCCTGACCGACGTCAAGGTCGGCAACGACGTGGCCTGGCAGCAGGTCACCACGTTCCTGCACCAGCAACGCACCAGCCTGTCCGGCGAACCGAAGCCGCCGCCGCAGAAGCAACCGAAACTGCCTCCGCCCAACGCGATCCTGAAGATCACCCCGGGCCAGATCCGGCACTACGCGTCCGTCGGCGGGGACCACAACCCGATCCACACCAACGCCGTCGCGGCGAAGCTGTTCGGCTTCCCGACGGTGATCGCCCACGGCATGTTCAGCGCCGCAACGGTTCTGGCGAACATCGAGGGCCAGCTGCCGGACGCGGTCAAGTACTCGGTGCGGTTCGCCAAACCGGTGGTGCTGCCCGCGCGGGCCGGACTGTACGTCGACCGCACCGCCGACGGCTGGGAGCTGACCCTGCGTCACCTGACGAAGGGCTACCCGCACCTGACCGGCACGCTCACCCCGGCCTGA
- a CDS encoding acyl-CoA dehydrogenase, translating into MGHYKSNVRDQVFNLFEVLGVDKALGQGTYADLDVDTVTEMLGEMAKLAEGPVADSFEEGDRNPPVFDPKNHTVTLPEAFKKSVRSVIDGGWDKLTISEELGGTPMPSAISWALQEHILGANPAVYMYAMGAAFAGIFHNLGTEEQKKWAKLAADRGWGSTMVLTEPDAGSDVGAGRTKAVQQPDGTWHIDGVKRFITSADSDDLFENIMHLVLARPEGAGPGTKGLSLFFVPKYHFDPETGEPGERNGVFVTNVEHKMGLKVSATCELSLGQHGVPAVGWLVGEVHDGIAQMFDVIEQARMMVGTKAIATLSTGYLNALEYAKERIQGADMTQMTDKTAPRVSITHHPDVRRSLMTQKAYAEGLRALYLYTATHQNAEVAQAVHGVDADLAVRINDLLLPIVKGVGSEQAYAKLTESLQTFGGSGFLQDYPVEQYIRDAKIDSLYEGTTAIQAQDFFFRKIVRDKGVALGHVAGQIEQFVKSETGNGRLKTERALLATALEDVQGMAASLTGYLMASQEDPASIYKVGLGSVRFLMSVGDLVIGWLLQQQAAVAIEKLDAGVDGADRAFYEGKIAVASFFAKNFLPLLTSTRTIVENLDNEIMELDEASF; encoded by the coding sequence GTGGGCCACTACAAGAGCAATGTCCGTGACCAGGTGTTCAACCTGTTCGAGGTACTCGGAGTCGACAAGGCTCTGGGTCAGGGCACATACGCCGACCTGGACGTCGACACCGTCACCGAGATGCTGGGCGAAATGGCCAAGCTCGCCGAGGGCCCTGTCGCCGACTCCTTCGAAGAGGGCGACCGCAACCCGCCGGTCTTCGACCCCAAGAACCACACCGTGACGCTGCCCGAGGCGTTCAAGAAGTCGGTGCGCTCGGTCATCGACGGTGGCTGGGACAAGCTGACGATCAGCGAGGAACTCGGCGGCACGCCGATGCCCAGCGCGATCTCGTGGGCGCTGCAGGAGCACATCCTCGGCGCCAACCCCGCCGTGTACATGTACGCGATGGGCGCCGCGTTCGCCGGCATCTTCCACAACCTCGGTACCGAGGAGCAGAAGAAGTGGGCCAAGCTGGCCGCCGACCGCGGGTGGGGTTCGACCATGGTCCTGACCGAGCCGGATGCCGGCTCCGACGTCGGCGCCGGCCGCACCAAGGCCGTGCAGCAGCCCGACGGCACCTGGCACATCGACGGCGTGAAGCGCTTCATCACCTCGGCCGATTCGGACGACCTGTTCGAGAACATCATGCATCTGGTGCTGGCCCGCCCCGAGGGCGCAGGCCCGGGCACCAAGGGTCTGTCGCTGTTCTTCGTGCCGAAGTACCACTTCGATCCCGAGACCGGTGAGCCCGGCGAGCGCAACGGCGTGTTCGTCACCAACGTCGAGCACAAGATGGGCCTCAAGGTCTCGGCCACCTGTGAGCTGTCGCTGGGCCAGCACGGCGTCCCGGCCGTCGGCTGGCTGGTCGGTGAGGTGCACGACGGCATCGCGCAGATGTTCGACGTCATCGAGCAGGCGCGAATGATGGTGGGTACCAAGGCCATCGCGACCCTGTCGACCGGTTACCTGAACGCGCTGGAGTACGCCAAGGAGCGCATCCAGGGCGCCGACATGACCCAGATGACCGACAAGACCGCACCGCGCGTGTCCATCACGCACCACCCGGACGTGCGCCGTTCGCTGATGACCCAGAAGGCCTACGCCGAGGGTCTGCGCGCGCTGTACCTGTACACCGCGACGCACCAGAACGCCGAGGTCGCCCAGGCCGTGCACGGTGTCGATGCCGACCTCGCGGTCCGGATCAACGATCTGCTGCTTCCGATCGTCAAGGGTGTGGGTTCGGAGCAGGCGTACGCCAAGCTCACCGAATCGCTGCAGACCTTCGGCGGCTCCGGCTTCCTGCAGGACTACCCGGTCGAGCAGTACATCCGTGACGCCAAGATCGACTCGCTCTACGAGGGCACCACGGCCATCCAGGCGCAGGACTTCTTCTTCCGCAAGATCGTCCGCGACAAGGGTGTGGCACTGGGCCACGTCGCCGGCCAGATCGAGCAGTTCGTCAAGTCCGAGACCGGCAACGGCCGGCTCAAGACCGAGCGGGCACTGCTCGCCACCGCGCTGGAGGACGTCCAGGGCATGGCCGCATCGCTGACCGGCTACCTGATGGCCTCCCAGGAGGATCCGGCCAGCATCTACAAGGTGGGCCTGGGCTCGGTGCGCTTCCTGATGAGCGTCGGTGACCTGGTCATCGGCTGGCTGCTGCAGCAGCAGGCCGCCGTGGCGATCGAGAAGCTCGATGCCGGTGTGGACGGTGCCGACCGCGCCTTCTACGAGGGCAAGATCGCGGTGGCGTCGTTCTTCGCGAAGAACTTCCTGCCGCTGCTGACCAGCACCCGCACCATCGTGGAGAACCTCGACAACGAGATCATGGAACTCGACGAGGCCAGCTTCTAA
- a CDS encoding NAD(P)H-dependent amine dehydrogenase family protein, protein MGSVSIRSVTGFPGLRLTAVITSSPDKAGRDAATFAGLDQPTGITATTDGPDLEASLATSDAVAYMASGDIRPDEAVADIERCLRAGKHVVTPSLYSLYDPASAPVEWVQRLTAAAEEGGATLLVSGVDPGWGNDALAVTAASLCTRIRTITCQEIFDYSTYNQPFAVRVSCGFGGPMEETPMMLLPTIPTMVWGGNIRLVGRGLGIEIDEITEEVERLPLEETVETVLGTFDKGTQGAFWLKVIGWSGGTQRVVIDHITRIHPSCAPHWPQPDQGAGDHRVIVDGDPQLTITTRADAPGGTRADGGNTTAANRLLGALNWLVEQKPGIYDGLQVPLRSALPADAEVTRWA, encoded by the coding sequence ATGGGTTCGGTCTCGATCCGCTCGGTGACGGGCTTTCCGGGGTTGCGGCTGACGGCGGTGATCACCTCCTCGCCGGACAAGGCCGGGCGCGACGCCGCGACGTTCGCCGGGCTCGACCAGCCCACCGGGATCACCGCGACCACCGACGGCCCCGATCTTGAGGCGAGCCTCGCGACGTCCGACGCCGTCGCCTATATGGCCTCCGGCGACATCCGCCCCGATGAGGCCGTGGCCGACATCGAACGGTGCCTGCGCGCGGGCAAGCATGTCGTCACGCCGTCGCTGTACTCGTTGTACGACCCGGCGTCCGCGCCCGTCGAATGGGTGCAGCGCCTGACCGCGGCCGCCGAGGAAGGTGGCGCGACGCTGCTGGTCAGCGGCGTCGATCCGGGGTGGGGCAACGACGCGCTGGCGGTTACCGCCGCGAGCCTGTGTACCCGGATCCGCACCATCACCTGCCAGGAGATCTTCGACTACTCGACCTACAACCAGCCGTTCGCGGTGCGGGTGTCCTGCGGGTTCGGCGGGCCGATGGAGGAGACGCCGATGATGCTGCTGCCGACCATCCCGACGATGGTGTGGGGCGGCAACATCCGGCTCGTCGGCCGCGGGCTCGGCATCGAGATCGACGAGATCACCGAAGAAGTGGAACGGCTCCCGCTGGAGGAGACCGTCGAGACCGTGCTCGGGACCTTCGACAAGGGCACCCAGGGCGCGTTCTGGCTGAAGGTGATCGGTTGGTCGGGCGGTACGCAGCGGGTCGTCATCGACCACATCACCCGCATCCACCCGTCGTGCGCGCCGCACTGGCCCCAGCCGGACCAGGGCGCCGGCGATCACCGGGTGATCGTCGACGGCGACCCGCAGCTGACCATCACCACCCGCGCGGACGCACCCGGTGGCACCCGAGCCGACGGCGGCAACACCACCGCGGCCAACCGGTTGCTCGGTGCGCTGAACTGGCTCGTGGAACAGAAACCCGGGATCTACGACGGGCTGCAGGTGCCGCTGCGGTCGGCGCTGCCCGCCGACGCCGAGGTCACCCGCTGGGCGTGA
- a CDS encoding TetR/AcrR family transcriptional regulator, producing the protein MAGGTKRLPRAVREQQMLDAAVEIFSVNGYHETSMDAIAAEAQISKPMLYLYYGSKEELFGACLDRELTRFVDEVNSNIDFTAAPKELLRTAVLAFLNYIDANRASWMVLYTQATSSQAFAHTVREGRERIIEIVGRLLRSGTKNPDPDIDFELMAVALVGAGEAIASRVSTGDADVQEASELMINLFWRGLKGAPSSQDVDATAVISS; encoded by the coding sequence ATGGCAGGTGGAACCAAGCGGTTACCGCGTGCTGTGCGTGAGCAGCAGATGCTGGACGCGGCCGTGGAGATCTTCTCGGTCAACGGTTACCACGAGACCTCGATGGACGCGATCGCCGCCGAGGCGCAGATCAGCAAGCCGATGCTGTACCTCTATTACGGCTCCAAGGAGGAGTTGTTCGGGGCATGCCTGGACCGTGAGCTGACCCGGTTCGTCGACGAGGTCAACAGCAACATCGACTTCACCGCCGCACCGAAGGAACTGCTGCGCACGGCGGTGCTGGCCTTCCTGAACTACATCGACGCGAACCGGGCGTCGTGGATGGTCCTCTACACACAGGCCACCAGCTCGCAGGCGTTCGCGCACACCGTGCGTGAGGGCCGGGAGCGCATCATCGAGATCGTCGGGCGGCTGCTGCGCTCGGGCACCAAGAATCCGGACCCGGACATCGACTTCGAGTTGATGGCCGTGGCACTCGTCGGCGCGGGTGAGGCGATCGCGTCGCGGGTCAGCACCGGCGACGCCGACGTCCAGGAGGCGTCCGAGCTGATGATCAATCTGTTCTGGCGGGGACTCAAGGGCGCGCCGTCGAGTCAGGACGTCGACGCGACCGCGGTCATCTCGAGCTAG
- a CDS encoding TIGR03564 family F420-dependent LLM class oxidoreductase, protein MQISMFGQVVDLAPNQIDGTIAYLTQLRDEGFARVWMSQLPYEPDLLTILAVALHEVDTIEVGSGVVPIQNQHPMQLAQRALTVSLASGGRFLLGLGMTHAAVTEGMWGIPWDRPVRRLNEYLDGLLPLLAGEPANATGETVTTRGALQVPGAPKPDVYIAALGPQLLRLAGRRTQGTVTWMTGPTTLRDHVSPTLRQAAADAGRPDGAVRVVSSLPVAVTDDVDAARKQAAEQFAVYGTLPSYRAMLDREGYAGPEDAAIIGDEATVRDRLAELRAAGVDEYVAAVFDRSPEGRDRTRALLRELG, encoded by the coding sequence ATGCAGATCAGCATGTTCGGCCAGGTCGTCGACCTCGCCCCCAACCAGATCGACGGCACCATCGCCTACCTCACCCAGCTGCGCGACGAGGGATTCGCCCGCGTCTGGATGAGTCAGCTGCCCTACGAGCCGGACCTGTTGACCATCCTGGCCGTGGCGTTGCACGAGGTCGACACGATCGAAGTGGGCAGCGGCGTCGTCCCGATCCAGAACCAGCACCCGATGCAGCTGGCACAGCGCGCGCTGACCGTCAGCCTGGCCTCCGGTGGCCGGTTCCTCCTCGGGCTCGGCATGACGCACGCCGCGGTCACCGAGGGCATGTGGGGCATTCCGTGGGACAGGCCGGTGCGCCGCCTCAACGAGTACCTCGACGGACTGCTGCCCCTGCTGGCCGGTGAGCCCGCGAACGCGACGGGGGAGACGGTGACGACCCGCGGCGCCCTGCAGGTGCCCGGGGCGCCGAAACCCGATGTGTACATCGCGGCACTGGGTCCGCAACTGCTCCGACTGGCGGGCCGACGCACCCAGGGCACGGTGACGTGGATGACCGGGCCGACGACCCTGCGCGACCACGTCAGCCCGACCCTGCGCCAGGCCGCCGCGGACGCGGGCCGGCCCGACGGCGCCGTGCGGGTCGTCTCGTCGCTGCCGGTGGCGGTGACCGACGACGTCGACGCCGCGCGTAAGCAGGCGGCCGAGCAGTTCGCGGTCTACGGCACGCTGCCGTCCTACCGGGCCATGCTGGACCGCGAAGGCTACGCCGGACCCGAGGACGCCGCGATCATCGGCGACGAGGCCACCGTGCGCGACCGCCTCGCCGAACTGCGCGCAGCGGGCGTCGACGAGTACGTCGCGGCGGTGTTCGACCGCTCGCCGGAAGGCCGCGATCGCACCCGCGCACTGCTGCGGGAACTGGGCTGA